In Equus caballus isolate H_3958 breed thoroughbred chromosome 25, TB-T2T, whole genome shotgun sequence, one DNA window encodes the following:
- the GLT6D1 gene encoding putative glycosyltransferase 6 domain-containing protein 1 isoform X3 produces the protein MNFQRKKMLLMISCVLSLMVVERYSRNQGEELQLSDWFRPRRRPDVITTTDWLAPVIWEGTFNRRVLGKHYRNRNLTMGLAVFAIGRIADQYLERFLESAKKHFMTGYRVVFYITVDDLDKMPDVDPGPLQTFQVFTLREEIWWQDFNLLRMRNLGEHIVQHIQGEVDFLFSMATNQIFQSDVGVETLGASVAQLHAWWYFKSTKDFPYERRRRSAAYIPYGKGDFYYDSAFVGGTPQQVLNLIEEYLKGVLQDKQNGLNSSYENHLNKYFFLNKPTKLLSPEYNWDVTFYPPPQVQFVKVAQHPKRRPWP, from the exons GAACCAAGGGGAAGAACTTCAGCTCTCAGACTGGTTTCGTCCCAG AAGACGCCCTGATGTCATAACGACCACGGACTGGCTGGCTCCAGTCATATGGGAAGGCACCTTCAATAGACGGGTCCTAGGAAAGCACTACAGAAATCGGAACCTCACAATGGGCTTGGCTGTCTTTGCCATCGGCAG GATTGCAGATCAGTACCTGGAGCGGTTCTTAGAGTCAGCGAAGAAGCACTTCATGACTGGCTATCGGGTTGTCTTCTATATCACCGTGGATGACTTAGACAAGATGCCCGACGTGGACCCGGGGCCTCTTCAGACGTTCCAAGTGTTCACTTTGCGAGAAGAGATCTGGTGGCAGGACTTCAACCTTCTGCGCATGAGGAACCTGGGCGAGCACATCGTCCAGCACATCCAGGGCGAGGTCGACTTCCTCTTCAGTATGGCCACCAACCAGATCTTCCAGAGTGACGTCGGCGTGGAGACCCTGGGCGCGTCCGTCGCTCAGCTCCACGCCTGGTGGTACTTTAAAAGCACCAAGGATTTCCCTTACGAGAGGAGGCGCAGGTCAGCGGCTTACATCCCGTATGGGAAGGGGGATTTCTATTACGATAGCGCCTTCGTTGGGGGCACACCCCAGCAGGTTTTAAACCTCATCGAAGAATATCTGAAAGGGGTGCTTCAGGACAAGCAAAATGGGCTGAACAGCAGCTACGAAAACCATCTGAACAAATATTTCTTCCTGAATAAGCCCACCAAGCTGTTGTCGCCGGAATACAACTGGGATGTGACGTTCTACCCGCCCCCGCAGGTTCAGTTCGTCAAGGTGGCCCAGCACCCCAAGAGGAGACCGTGGCCCTAA
- the GLT6D1 gene encoding putative glycosyltransferase 6 domain-containing protein 1 isoform X2, with translation MNFQRKKMLLMISCVLSLMVVERYSRNQGEELQLSDWFRPRSFRERRSRRRRRQASPGVREQRCCPQHWLQTAVRGCSDSGRSRLSCSQTSEQEPPGLKRRRPDVITTTDWLAPVIWEGTFNRRVLGKHYRNRNLTMGLAVFAIGRIADQYLERFLESAKKHFMTGYRVVFYITVDDLDKMPDVDPGPLQTFQVFTLREEIWWQDFNLLRMRNLGEHIVQHIQGEVDFLFSMATNQIFQSDVGVETLGASVAQLHAWWYFKSTKDFPYERRRRSAAYIPYGKGDFYYDSAFVGGTPQQVLNLIEEYLKGVLQDKQNGLNSSYENHLNKYFFLNKPTKLLSPEYNWDVTFYPPPQVQFVKVAQHPKRRPWP, from the exons GAACCAAGGGGAAGAACTTCAGCTCTCAGACTGGTTTCGTCCCAG ATCTTTCAGGgaaaggagaagcagaaggagaaggaggcaggcgAGCCCGGGCGTGAGGGAGCAGCGGTGCTGTCCACAGCATTGGCTTCAGACGGCAGTCAGAGGATGTTCTGACTCTGGGCGCTCACGTCTAAGCTGCAGTCAGACGTCAGAGCAGGAACCTCCTGGGCTCAAAAG AAGACGCCCTGATGTCATAACGACCACGGACTGGCTGGCTCCAGTCATATGGGAAGGCACCTTCAATAGACGGGTCCTAGGAAAGCACTACAGAAATCGGAACCTCACAATGGGCTTGGCTGTCTTTGCCATCGGCAG GATTGCAGATCAGTACCTGGAGCGGTTCTTAGAGTCAGCGAAGAAGCACTTCATGACTGGCTATCGGGTTGTCTTCTATATCACCGTGGATGACTTAGACAAGATGCCCGACGTGGACCCGGGGCCTCTTCAGACGTTCCAAGTGTTCACTTTGCGAGAAGAGATCTGGTGGCAGGACTTCAACCTTCTGCGCATGAGGAACCTGGGCGAGCACATCGTCCAGCACATCCAGGGCGAGGTCGACTTCCTCTTCAGTATGGCCACCAACCAGATCTTCCAGAGTGACGTCGGCGTGGAGACCCTGGGCGCGTCCGTCGCTCAGCTCCACGCCTGGTGGTACTTTAAAAGCACCAAGGATTTCCCTTACGAGAGGAGGCGCAGGTCAGCGGCTTACATCCCGTATGGGAAGGGGGATTTCTATTACGATAGCGCCTTCGTTGGGGGCACACCCCAGCAGGTTTTAAACCTCATCGAAGAATATCTGAAAGGGGTGCTTCAGGACAAGCAAAATGGGCTGAACAGCAGCTACGAAAACCATCTGAACAAATATTTCTTCCTGAATAAGCCCACCAAGCTGTTGTCGCCGGAATACAACTGGGATGTGACGTTCTACCCGCCCCCGCAGGTTCAGTTCGTCAAGGTGGCCCAGCACCCCAAGAGGAGACCGTGGCCCTAA
- the GLT6D1 gene encoding putative glycosyltransferase 6 domain-containing protein 1 isoform X1, translated as MQLGAMVKENLWWQLENAARQLSGTWSVRGSCGLLLPGYHHSSRDPCPTGVRLLTVRGSWKSFRERRSRRRRRQASPGVREQRCCPQHWLQTAVRGCSDSGRSRLSCSQTSEQEPPGLKRRRPDVITTTDWLAPVIWEGTFNRRVLGKHYRNRNLTMGLAVFAIGRIADQYLERFLESAKKHFMTGYRVVFYITVDDLDKMPDVDPGPLQTFQVFTLREEIWWQDFNLLRMRNLGEHIVQHIQGEVDFLFSMATNQIFQSDVGVETLGASVAQLHAWWYFKSTKDFPYERRRRSAAYIPYGKGDFYYDSAFVGGTPQQVLNLIEEYLKGVLQDKQNGLNSSYENHLNKYFFLNKPTKLLSPEYNWDVTFYPPPQVQFVKVAQHPKRRPWP; from the exons ATGCAACTCGGAGCCATGG TGAAAGAAAATCTCTGGTGGCAGCTTGAAAATGCCGCTCGGCAGCTGAGTGGGACCTGGTCTGTGCGCGGGTCGTGCGGTCTTCTACTTCCTGGTTATCACCACAGTTCACGTGACCCCTGCCCTACTGGCGTGAGATTGCTCACAGTTCGGGGCTCTTGGAA ATCTTTCAGGgaaaggagaagcagaaggagaaggaggcaggcgAGCCCGGGCGTGAGGGAGCAGCGGTGCTGTCCACAGCATTGGCTTCAGACGGCAGTCAGAGGATGTTCTGACTCTGGGCGCTCACGTCTAAGCTGCAGTCAGACGTCAGAGCAGGAACCTCCTGGGCTCAAAAG AAGACGCCCTGATGTCATAACGACCACGGACTGGCTGGCTCCAGTCATATGGGAAGGCACCTTCAATAGACGGGTCCTAGGAAAGCACTACAGAAATCGGAACCTCACAATGGGCTTGGCTGTCTTTGCCATCGGCAG GATTGCAGATCAGTACCTGGAGCGGTTCTTAGAGTCAGCGAAGAAGCACTTCATGACTGGCTATCGGGTTGTCTTCTATATCACCGTGGATGACTTAGACAAGATGCCCGACGTGGACCCGGGGCCTCTTCAGACGTTCCAAGTGTTCACTTTGCGAGAAGAGATCTGGTGGCAGGACTTCAACCTTCTGCGCATGAGGAACCTGGGCGAGCACATCGTCCAGCACATCCAGGGCGAGGTCGACTTCCTCTTCAGTATGGCCACCAACCAGATCTTCCAGAGTGACGTCGGCGTGGAGACCCTGGGCGCGTCCGTCGCTCAGCTCCACGCCTGGTGGTACTTTAAAAGCACCAAGGATTTCCCTTACGAGAGGAGGCGCAGGTCAGCGGCTTACATCCCGTATGGGAAGGGGGATTTCTATTACGATAGCGCCTTCGTTGGGGGCACACCCCAGCAGGTTTTAAACCTCATCGAAGAATATCTGAAAGGGGTGCTTCAGGACAAGCAAAATGGGCTGAACAGCAGCTACGAAAACCATCTGAACAAATATTTCTTCCTGAATAAGCCCACCAAGCTGTTGTCGCCGGAATACAACTGGGATGTGACGTTCTACCCGCCCCCGCAGGTTCAGTTCGTCAAGGTGGCCCAGCACCCCAAGAGGAGACCGTGGCCCTAA